From Maylandia zebra isolate NMK-2024a linkage group LG11, Mzebra_GT3a, whole genome shotgun sequence, one genomic window encodes:
- the fam171a1 gene encoding protein FAM171A1 isoform X2 produces the protein MRAVDRSRTAAILLCLFGYLFSKAATKTLQEDTATQDVTLKVHLSDASTHQPLVGATVQLFANRTSLTTETSSADGNIYLRFPYRLGTPLVVTATKQGYVPNSVPWTPSRLPVFSSISLDLLPERAATLMVYEDVVEIVPGLQGLRVQPRVSFLHRALSLPPNTSYANLTALLTVATSPSHIQHFPHLEMLSGNGTGTEKTFELTPVAAISVHLLAGDGVELQVTGPITFSVPLPPDSGLKENDHLPTWRFDPRLGIWIKSSWAQVQREGNQLSLTYIVPQLGYWVAAMSSLHTGPMVAKDISTYHTVFLLAILGGMALILLCLLCLLLYYCRRRCLKPRGSHRKLTLSSGLDSSKRDQATSMSHLNLISNEVQLELVSTGTEPDMTTPMLKPSSYEHRDNQRQHSLIHQNKHSRSSLGNNSHHGSSLGNLTPRSRDYRQSVETFQLRAALSSGTERGYRQSYTSFCSSSNQISDALSSTNHGQVSATQLSSVGIIDCISPSSPPHSPSRGEGGECRAADHLLSRSVDHLERPSPQLLSRPGQLLCCGSVDLLSGGEGYSRVRPTLVIPAHYMRLPGEHPLSGQALLLQTDQQSDLETIQAELNASHSQQPLGQTPTDCDPGPKKQGKGEGISGLSESLSIPGALGESGLVEINSEDTLLAEKTLMELRGGKPLPHPRAWFVSLDGRSNAHIRHSYIDLQRAGCHNNNNSTPSAGGQQGSSRQGRHGSCNDASLDSGVDLNEPRAGRRGRDAEQEERGIEKDRSKGATPASAYTQLVFVDDLNVGGCEEEKCTHKGSKSGPVLSDKGESNRVDQGQGDAVGKTAEGVQIQEEPPSLSSASPTSPPPLPTPEGVTFRTDHALLSVSPDEDAAHDDAEEEKKSPWQRREERPLLAFNLK, from the exons ATGTGACTCTTAAGGTTCACCTGAGCGATGCCAGCACTCACCAGCCCCTGGTTGGAGCCACCGTACAGCTTTTTGCCAATCGTACTTCTTTAACAACTGAAACCTCATCAGCCGACGGCAACATTTACCTGCGTTTTCCCTATCGCCTTGGGACGCCGCTTGTTGTCACCGCAACTAAACAGGGATATGTGCCTAACTCTGTGCCCTGGACTCCCTCCAGATTACCTG TATTTTCATCCATCAGCCTGGACCTGCTGCCAGAAAGAGCTGCAACTCTGATGGTGTACGAAGATGTTGTTGAGATTGTTCCAGGATTACAAG GTTTAAGAGTCCAGCCCAGGGTTAGTTTCCTGCACAGAGCTCTCAGTCTTCCTCCCAACACATCGTACGCCAACCTGACCGCGCTGCTCACCGTGGCAACCTCCCCCTCACACATCCAGCACTTTCCCCACCTGGAGATGCTCAGTGGCAACGGCACAG GCACGGAGAAGACGTTCGAGTTGACTCCTGTCGCAGCCATCTCTGTTCACCTGTTGGCCGGCGATGGAGTGGAGCTGCAGGTGACTGGGCCAATCACCTTCTCTGTGCCCCTCCCGCCTGATAGTGGCCTGAAGGAAAATGATCACCTCCCTACTTGGAGATTTGACCCGCGCTTAG GTATCTGGATAAAGAGCAGCTGGGCTCAGGTGCAGAGGGAGGGAAACCAGCTCAGTCTAACCTACATTGTTCCTCAGCTGGGGTATTGGGTGGCCGCCATGTCGTCTCTACACACCG GTCCAATGGTTGCAAAGGACATCAGCACGTACCACACTGTGTTTCTGTTGGCCATACTGGGAGGCATGGCTCTCATCCTGCTCTGTCTGCTCTGCCTCCTGCTGTACTACTGCAG ACGTCGATGTTTAAAGCCACGAGGGTCTCACCGCAAGCTCACGCTGTCCTCTGGACTGGACAGCAGTAAGAGGGACCAAGCCACGTCCATGTCTCACCTTAACCTCATCAGCAATGAG GTGCAGCTGGAGCTTGTTTCCACGGGGACTGAGCCTGACATGACCACTCCGATGCTCAAGCCTTCCTCATATGAGCACCGAGACAATCAACGTCAACACAGCCTTAtccatcaaaacaaacacagccgCTCCTCTCTCGGCAACAACAGCCACCACGGATCATCTCTGGGCAATCTGACGCCTCGCAGCCGAGACTACCGACAGTCTGTAGAGACGTTTCAACTGAGGGCTGCTCTATCATCGGGGACAGAGAGGGGCTACCGTCAATCATACACCTCCTTCTGTTCATCTAGCAACCAGATTTCAGATGCGTTGTCATCCACTAATCATGGTCAAGTGTCAGCTACACAGCTTAGCAGTGTTGGGATTATTGATTGCATCTCCCCTTCATCTCCTCCGCACTCCCCCAGCAGAGGGGAGGGAGGTGAGTGCAGGGCTGCTGACCACCTTCTGTCCCGGTCTGTGGACCACCTGGAGCGGCCCAGTCCCCAGTTGCTCTCCCggccaggccagctgctctgcTGCGGCTCTGTAGATCTGCTGAGTGGAGGGGAAGGCTACTCAAGAGTGCGACCCACACTTGTAATCCCAGCACACTACATGCGGCTGCCTGGGGAGCACCCTCTGTCTGGTCAGGCGCTCCTGCTGCAGACTGACCAGCAGAGTGACTTAGAGACCATCCAGGCTGAGCTCAATGCCTCACATTCCCAGCAGCCCCTGGGGCAAACCCCCACTGACTGCGACCCAGGTCCAAAAAAGCAGGGTAAAGGCGAGGGTATCTCAGGCCTGTCAGAGTCTCTGTCTATTCCAGGAGCTCTCGGGGAGTCGGGTCTTGTGGAAATAAACAGCGAGGACACCTTGCTGGCTGAAAAGACTTTAATGGAGCTGAGAGGAGGGAAGCCTCTGCCTCACCCACGAGCCTGGTTTGTCTCCCTGGATGGACGCTCCAATGCTCACATTCGCCACTCCTACATCGATCTCCAGCGGGCAGGgtgccacaacaacaacaacagcacaccTAGTGCAGGAGGTCAGCAAGGTAGCAGCCGTCAAGGGAGGCATGGCAGTTGTAACGATGCCAGTCTGGACTCGGGTGTGGACCTGAACGAGCCGAGAGCGGGGCGCAGGGGGAGAGATGCTGAGCAGGAGGAAAGGGGGATTGAGAAAGACAGATCAAAGGGGGCGACGCCAGCCTCGGCCTACACTCAGCTGGTGTTTGTGGATGATCTGAATGTGGGAGGCTGTGAGGAGGAGAAGTGCACCCACAAGGGCAGCAAATCTGGACCTGTCTTGTCAGACAAAGGAGAGAGTAACAGAGTGGATCAGGGGCAGGGGGATGCAGTGGGTAAAACAGCTGAGGGAGTACAAATACAGGAGGAGCCACCCTCACTTTCCTCTGCATCCCCTACTTCTCCTCCGCCCCTGCCAACTCCAGAGGGAGTGACTTTCAGGACTGATCACGCGCTGCTGTCAGTGTCTCCGGATGAGGACGCAGCACACGATGATGcagaagaggagaagaaaagcCCCTGGCAAAGGAGGGAGGAGCGACCCCTGCTGGCCTTCAACCTCAAATGA
- the fam171a1 gene encoding protein FAM171A1 isoform X1: MRAVDRSRTAAILLCLFGYLFSKAATKTLQEDTATQDVTLKVHLSDASTHQPLVGATVQLFANRTSLTTETSSADGNIYLRFPYRLGTPLVVTATKQGYVPNSVPWTPSRLPVFSSISLDLLPERAATLMVYEDVVEIVPGLQGLRVQPRVSFLHRALSLPPNTSYANLTALLTVATSPSHIQHFPHLEMLSGNGTGEGTEKTFELTPVAAISVHLLAGDGVELQVTGPITFSVPLPPDSGLKENDHLPTWRFDPRLGIWIKSSWAQVQREGNQLSLTYIVPQLGYWVAAMSSLHTGPMVAKDISTYHTVFLLAILGGMALILLCLLCLLLYYCRRRCLKPRGSHRKLTLSSGLDSSKRDQATSMSHLNLISNEVQLELVSTGTEPDMTTPMLKPSSYEHRDNQRQHSLIHQNKHSRSSLGNNSHHGSSLGNLTPRSRDYRQSVETFQLRAALSSGTERGYRQSYTSFCSSSNQISDALSSTNHGQVSATQLSSVGIIDCISPSSPPHSPSRGEGGECRAADHLLSRSVDHLERPSPQLLSRPGQLLCCGSVDLLSGGEGYSRVRPTLVIPAHYMRLPGEHPLSGQALLLQTDQQSDLETIQAELNASHSQQPLGQTPTDCDPGPKKQGKGEGISGLSESLSIPGALGESGLVEINSEDTLLAEKTLMELRGGKPLPHPRAWFVSLDGRSNAHIRHSYIDLQRAGCHNNNNSTPSAGGQQGSSRQGRHGSCNDASLDSGVDLNEPRAGRRGRDAEQEERGIEKDRSKGATPASAYTQLVFVDDLNVGGCEEEKCTHKGSKSGPVLSDKGESNRVDQGQGDAVGKTAEGVQIQEEPPSLSSASPTSPPPLPTPEGVTFRTDHALLSVSPDEDAAHDDAEEEKKSPWQRREERPLLAFNLK, translated from the exons ATGTGACTCTTAAGGTTCACCTGAGCGATGCCAGCACTCACCAGCCCCTGGTTGGAGCCACCGTACAGCTTTTTGCCAATCGTACTTCTTTAACAACTGAAACCTCATCAGCCGACGGCAACATTTACCTGCGTTTTCCCTATCGCCTTGGGACGCCGCTTGTTGTCACCGCAACTAAACAGGGATATGTGCCTAACTCTGTGCCCTGGACTCCCTCCAGATTACCTG TATTTTCATCCATCAGCCTGGACCTGCTGCCAGAAAGAGCTGCAACTCTGATGGTGTACGAAGATGTTGTTGAGATTGTTCCAGGATTACAAG GTTTAAGAGTCCAGCCCAGGGTTAGTTTCCTGCACAGAGCTCTCAGTCTTCCTCCCAACACATCGTACGCCAACCTGACCGCGCTGCTCACCGTGGCAACCTCCCCCTCACACATCCAGCACTTTCCCCACCTGGAGATGCTCAGTGGCAACGGCACAGGTGAAG GCACGGAGAAGACGTTCGAGTTGACTCCTGTCGCAGCCATCTCTGTTCACCTGTTGGCCGGCGATGGAGTGGAGCTGCAGGTGACTGGGCCAATCACCTTCTCTGTGCCCCTCCCGCCTGATAGTGGCCTGAAGGAAAATGATCACCTCCCTACTTGGAGATTTGACCCGCGCTTAG GTATCTGGATAAAGAGCAGCTGGGCTCAGGTGCAGAGGGAGGGAAACCAGCTCAGTCTAACCTACATTGTTCCTCAGCTGGGGTATTGGGTGGCCGCCATGTCGTCTCTACACACCG GTCCAATGGTTGCAAAGGACATCAGCACGTACCACACTGTGTTTCTGTTGGCCATACTGGGAGGCATGGCTCTCATCCTGCTCTGTCTGCTCTGCCTCCTGCTGTACTACTGCAG ACGTCGATGTTTAAAGCCACGAGGGTCTCACCGCAAGCTCACGCTGTCCTCTGGACTGGACAGCAGTAAGAGGGACCAAGCCACGTCCATGTCTCACCTTAACCTCATCAGCAATGAG GTGCAGCTGGAGCTTGTTTCCACGGGGACTGAGCCTGACATGACCACTCCGATGCTCAAGCCTTCCTCATATGAGCACCGAGACAATCAACGTCAACACAGCCTTAtccatcaaaacaaacacagccgCTCCTCTCTCGGCAACAACAGCCACCACGGATCATCTCTGGGCAATCTGACGCCTCGCAGCCGAGACTACCGACAGTCTGTAGAGACGTTTCAACTGAGGGCTGCTCTATCATCGGGGACAGAGAGGGGCTACCGTCAATCATACACCTCCTTCTGTTCATCTAGCAACCAGATTTCAGATGCGTTGTCATCCACTAATCATGGTCAAGTGTCAGCTACACAGCTTAGCAGTGTTGGGATTATTGATTGCATCTCCCCTTCATCTCCTCCGCACTCCCCCAGCAGAGGGGAGGGAGGTGAGTGCAGGGCTGCTGACCACCTTCTGTCCCGGTCTGTGGACCACCTGGAGCGGCCCAGTCCCCAGTTGCTCTCCCggccaggccagctgctctgcTGCGGCTCTGTAGATCTGCTGAGTGGAGGGGAAGGCTACTCAAGAGTGCGACCCACACTTGTAATCCCAGCACACTACATGCGGCTGCCTGGGGAGCACCCTCTGTCTGGTCAGGCGCTCCTGCTGCAGACTGACCAGCAGAGTGACTTAGAGACCATCCAGGCTGAGCTCAATGCCTCACATTCCCAGCAGCCCCTGGGGCAAACCCCCACTGACTGCGACCCAGGTCCAAAAAAGCAGGGTAAAGGCGAGGGTATCTCAGGCCTGTCAGAGTCTCTGTCTATTCCAGGAGCTCTCGGGGAGTCGGGTCTTGTGGAAATAAACAGCGAGGACACCTTGCTGGCTGAAAAGACTTTAATGGAGCTGAGAGGAGGGAAGCCTCTGCCTCACCCACGAGCCTGGTTTGTCTCCCTGGATGGACGCTCCAATGCTCACATTCGCCACTCCTACATCGATCTCCAGCGGGCAGGgtgccacaacaacaacaacagcacaccTAGTGCAGGAGGTCAGCAAGGTAGCAGCCGTCAAGGGAGGCATGGCAGTTGTAACGATGCCAGTCTGGACTCGGGTGTGGACCTGAACGAGCCGAGAGCGGGGCGCAGGGGGAGAGATGCTGAGCAGGAGGAAAGGGGGATTGAGAAAGACAGATCAAAGGGGGCGACGCCAGCCTCGGCCTACACTCAGCTGGTGTTTGTGGATGATCTGAATGTGGGAGGCTGTGAGGAGGAGAAGTGCACCCACAAGGGCAGCAAATCTGGACCTGTCTTGTCAGACAAAGGAGAGAGTAACAGAGTGGATCAGGGGCAGGGGGATGCAGTGGGTAAAACAGCTGAGGGAGTACAAATACAGGAGGAGCCACCCTCACTTTCCTCTGCATCCCCTACTTCTCCTCCGCCCCTGCCAACTCCAGAGGGAGTGACTTTCAGGACTGATCACGCGCTGCTGTCAGTGTCTCCGGATGAGGACGCAGCACACGATGATGcagaagaggagaagaaaagcCCCTGGCAAAGGAGGGAGGAGCGACCCCTGCTGGCCTTCAACCTCAAATGA